From a region of the Candidatus Brocadia sp. genome:
- a CDS encoding cytochrome b N-terminal domain-containing protein, whose translation MTVTMHFDGTLHVVIASEAKQSFTHKKRYLLKGAYEKTYKKKKFLYSNTITRAPREYILKIQNMSAKKTEAFICDTENKGFLMEFIESNITKRLIPRGLSWFGCMGGLSLVAFMIQLGTGIFLMFSFIPSAAEAVSSIQRVSHSVPYGWLIHRIHAVGPHVMIGMVISHMLRILFKGIYRHPRELHWVSGACLLILTFIMYYTGYLLSAGNHSNHSVLSMTSVYALHIAGIPLTMGLFMGMHFFMVRRTGIYEPL comes from the coding sequence ATGACAGTGACCATGCACTTTGATGGCACACTGCACGTTGTCATTGCGAGTGAAGCGAAGCAATCTTTCACTCATAAAAAACGGTACCTCCTGAAAGGGGCTTATGAAAAAACTTACAAAAAAAAGAAGTTTTTATACAGTAATACTATAACCCGTGCACCACGAGAGTATATTTTGAAAATACAAAATATGAGCGCTAAAAAAACTGAAGCATTTATTTGCGATACAGAAAACAAAGGATTCCTGATGGAATTCATAGAAAGCAATATTACAAAACGCTTGATTCCCAGGGGACTAAGCTGGTTTGGCTGCATGGGGGGGTTGTCGCTGGTTGCCTTTATGATCCAGTTGGGTACGGGCATATTTCTCATGTTCTCTTTTATTCCGAGCGCGGCAGAAGCAGTCTCCAGTATTCAAAGAGTAAGCCATAGCGTCCCCTACGGCTGGCTTATCCACCGCATTCATGCAGTGGGGCCGCACGTGATGATCGGCATGGTAATAAGCCACATGCTCCGCATCCTCTTTAAAGGCATTTACCGGCATCCACGGGAATTGCATTGGGTCTCCGGGGCGTGCCTGCTTATCCTGACTTTTATTATGTATTATACCGGATATTTGTTATCTGCGGGCAATCACAGCAACCATTCCGTTCTATCAATGACTTCTGTATACGCATTGCACATTGCCGGTATTCCCCTGACGATGGGATTATTTATGGGTATGCACTTTTTTATGGTGAGGAGGACCGGGATTTACGAGCCTCTGTAA
- a CDS encoding aspartate aminotransferase family protein, protein MTTNHIGPDAILQKKQEYLIPCVYHFYRKPMQIVRGKMQHLYDHTGKQYLDFYGGVSVMNAGHCNPEVVEKICEQVRTLQHTTAIYLTQPIVDLAEKLAQITPRSLKRSFFCASGSEANEGAALLAQLYTGKNKFVAIQQGLHGRTKLTMNLTGLPMWRTDPNPLSDVVHIPGAYCYRCAYGLTYPRCDLTCAWRLEDVVKNGEYAAFIAEPIQGNGGILTPPPGYFKLIREILDRYHVLFIADEVQTGFGRTGEMFAIEHWDVLPDIMTLAKALANGTPIGAFITNDTIASSYTRPGASTTGGNPVSATAALATIDVIEKHQLVERARTLGAYFQEKLLELQQRHTIIGEVRGKGLMLGVELVKEDKIPAAEETDHILERLKDCGILAGKTGVSRNVLTFQPPLVITGTDIDHVAKTLDSILYSGCS, encoded by the coding sequence ATGACAACAAACCATATCGGCCCTGATGCCATTCTTCAAAAAAAGCAGGAATATCTGATTCCCTGCGTTTACCATTTTTACAGGAAACCGATGCAGATCGTCAGGGGCAAGATGCAGCACCTTTATGACCATACGGGCAAGCAGTATCTGGATTTTTATGGCGGGGTGTCGGTAATGAATGCCGGGCACTGCAACCCGGAGGTGGTGGAAAAAATTTGCGAGCAGGTAAGAACGCTTCAGCACACCACGGCTATCTATCTCACCCAGCCCATAGTAGACCTCGCAGAGAAACTGGCGCAGATTACCCCCCGGTCACTCAAGCGGTCTTTCTTTTGCGCCAGCGGGTCTGAGGCCAATGAAGGGGCCGCGCTCCTTGCCCAGTTGTATACCGGCAAGAATAAATTTGTTGCCATCCAGCAGGGACTTCACGGACGCACGAAACTTACCATGAATCTCACCGGGCTCCCGATGTGGAGAACCGACCCCAATCCCCTCAGTGATGTTGTCCATATTCCAGGGGCATACTGTTACCGGTGCGCCTATGGGCTTACCTATCCCAGATGTGATCTCACCTGTGCATGGAGACTTGAGGACGTGGTGAAGAACGGCGAGTATGCTGCCTTCATTGCCGAGCCAATTCAGGGAAACGGCGGCATTCTTACACCGCCTCCCGGTTATTTTAAGCTCATCAGGGAAATCCTCGACAGATATCACGTGCTCTTCATAGCGGACGAGGTTCAGACGGGATTCGGCAGGACGGGAGAGATGTTTGCAATTGAACATTGGGATGTTCTGCCCGATATCATGACCCTGGCAAAGGCCCTGGCGAATGGCACTCCCATTGGCGCCTTTATAACGAATGATACCATAGCATCGTCTTACACGCGTCCTGGCGCTTCCACAACGGGTGGGAATCCCGTGTCAGCCACGGCGGCCCTGGCAACCATTGACGTCATTGAAAAACATCAACTGGTGGAAAGGGCACGAACGCTTGGCGCCTATTTTCAGGAAAAACTGCTGGAACTCCAGCAAAGACACACCATCATCGGGGAGGTGCGGGGCAAAGGTCTCATGCTGGGTGTTGAACTGGTTAAGGAGGACAAAATTCCTGCTGCCGAAGAAACTGACCACATCCTTGAAAGGTTAAAAGATTGCGGTATTTTGGCGGGAAAGACCGGCGTATCCCGAAACGTGCTTACGTTTCAACCGCCTCTGGTTATTACCGGCACAGACATAGATCACGTGGCAAAGACCCTGGATAGCATACTATATTCAGGATGCTCATAA
- a CDS encoding DinB family protein encodes MEYQFLVDTYETERVKTLGVWSMFKDEDMRVRPRLHDRRGRNALEHMVHQCVSENLWFRNMLEIDVGAPPLPKEETRLEFIKRYAEDSGKRLTALQKTDKAWWEKVSVFFDTKRSRAWIMTRRIAHSAHHRGQLTVMLRMLGREIYSTYGPSADTGGLMIHNAPTIYAYPSIEALIDGETKGGAKAPLPGPGDKPCTERPDAG; translated from the coding sequence ATGGAATATCAATTTCTCGTCGATACCTATGAAACCGAGCGGGTGAAGACGCTGGGCGTTTGGAGTATGTTTAAGGATGAAGATATGCGTGTGCGTCCCCGCCTGCACGACAGGCGTGGAAGAAATGCCCTGGAGCATATGGTGCATCAGTGTGTGAGTGAAAATCTCTGGTTTCGCAATATGCTGGAGATCGATGTTGGCGCCCCGCCTTTACCAAAAGAGGAAACCCGTTTGGAGTTTATAAAACGTTATGCGGAGGATTCCGGGAAACGACTTACCGCATTACAGAAGACAGATAAGGCATGGTGGGAAAAGGTATCGGTATTCTTTGACACGAAGCGGTCAAGGGCCTGGATCATGACCAGAAGAATCGCACATTCAGCGCATCATCGTGGGCAGTTAACCGTGATGTTGCGCATGTTGGGACGGGAAATTTACAGCACCTATGGCCCTTCCGCAGATACCGGCGGCCTGATGATACATAATGCACCGACGATCTATGCCTATCCCAGCATAGAAGCGCTTATCGATGGTGAAACGAAGGGTGGAGCAAAAGCACCGCTGCCGGGACCTGGCGATAAACCATGCACAGAGCGACCTGATGCCGGATGA
- a CDS encoding U32 family peptidase — protein sequence MKLSETKLELLAPAGRWEALTAVIEAGADAVYIGGKRFNMRLHRSDFNFTDEQIAEAVRYAHANEAKLYVTVNNLLGNDELNEIAHFLTYLQEIQVDAVIVQDLGVLHLIRKTGISIPVHISTMMNIHNVESALTLKELGVSRIVTSRDISLAQVKEIQEKTGIEVEYFIHGDLCVSQSGQCYSSGVLFGKSANRGECMKPCRWHYTLVESASGQPIGDLPSGHLLAMKDMCLLRHIPDLVHAGICSLKIEGRMRHADLLREIVGVYREAIDAYRDNPAAYYMNFAAYEKLYNHRVREFTTSMAFTPASASLVDISGSREPLFLSRAAKETSLTKEDIYHDPFESLSTKNTGKEKMMNFRMLRLRAVKPLLSVKISSLNALKAALDAGADRIYMSGEVSPLKKEFWTKALYREACNRVHDAGKTIGMATPRINTSREIADMTWLFEQAASLPVDYVLVHNLGAMRLAREFELKILADYSFNALNVRALKLLKELGISGATASLECSYSHLKQLSDYASLPLECVVHGPVPGMILEHCIPAMVISKSHKKEHCRQVCQYMGYSLRDERGEVRPIEIDQYCRNHLLLARDICLLPYLQSFIQTGVKVFRIEAQYYEDSLVKTLVGLYHKYLSIYAEYPDISLPIQESEWDMLTENSPREFNLGGYGQDITHSKSTAAVMKSIRG from the coding sequence ATGAAATTATCCGAAACCAAACTTGAACTTCTGGCGCCTGCCGGCCGCTGGGAGGCGTTGACAGCGGTAATAGAAGCCGGCGCTGATGCGGTATATATTGGCGGCAAACGCTTCAACATGAGGCTTCACCGGTCTGACTTCAATTTCACGGATGAACAGATTGCAGAGGCCGTGCGATATGCCCATGCAAACGAAGCAAAACTGTACGTCACGGTAAACAATCTGCTCGGTAATGACGAACTGAACGAGATAGCGCATTTCCTTACTTATTTACAGGAAATTCAGGTGGACGCGGTCATCGTCCAGGACCTGGGTGTCTTGCATCTGATCAGGAAGACGGGCATTTCCATCCCGGTCCACATCAGCACGATGATGAATATCCATAACGTTGAATCCGCATTAACGCTGAAGGAATTGGGGGTGAGCCGCATTGTTACCTCCAGAGATATTTCCCTTGCTCAGGTGAAGGAAATACAGGAAAAGACCGGTATTGAAGTCGAGTATTTTATCCATGGAGACCTGTGTGTATCCCAGAGCGGGCAATGTTATTCCAGCGGCGTGCTTTTTGGCAAGAGCGCCAATCGTGGAGAGTGTATGAAGCCGTGCCGATGGCACTACACCCTTGTGGAAAGCGCTTCCGGGCAACCCATAGGCGATCTGCCCTCAGGACACCTCCTTGCGATGAAGGATATGTGTCTCCTGAGACATATCCCTGACCTTGTTCATGCGGGAATATGCTCATTGAAAATAGAGGGCCGCATGAGACACGCTGATCTTCTTAGAGAAATTGTCGGCGTTTATCGTGAGGCAATAGATGCCTATCGTGATAACCCTGCCGCTTATTACATGAATTTCGCGGCCTACGAGAAACTGTATAACCATCGGGTGCGAGAATTTACCACGTCCATGGCATTTACACCGGCGTCTGCTTCTCTCGTCGATATCTCAGGGAGCCGTGAACCCCTCTTTTTAAGCCGCGCAGCAAAAGAGACGTCCCTCACGAAAGAAGATATTTATCATGATCCCTTTGAATCATTAAGCACAAAAAACACCGGGAAAGAAAAAATGATGAATTTTCGGATGCTGCGATTAAGAGCGGTAAAGCCCTTATTATCCGTAAAAATAAGCTCCCTGAATGCCCTGAAGGCGGCGTTGGATGCGGGCGCAGACCGCATCTATATGAGCGGAGAGGTCTCGCCGTTGAAAAAAGAGTTTTGGACAAAGGCATTGTATCGGGAGGCCTGTAACAGGGTGCATGATGCTGGTAAGACCATAGGAATGGCTACGCCACGCATAAATACCTCCCGCGAAATAGCTGATATGACGTGGTTGTTCGAGCAGGCCGCATCGTTGCCGGTCGATTATGTCCTGGTTCATAATCTGGGCGCAATGCGTCTTGCAAGGGAATTTGAGCTAAAAATTCTGGCAGACTACTCGTTCAATGCCCTCAACGTGCGAGCTTTAAAACTTCTGAAAGAATTGGGGATCTCGGGGGCCACGGCATCCCTGGAATGTTCCTATAGCCATTTGAAACAACTATCTGACTATGCGTCATTGCCCCTGGAGTGTGTTGTCCACGGACCTGTTCCCGGTATGATACTTGAACATTGTATCCCGGCCATGGTGATCTCTAAGTCGCACAAAAAGGAACACTGCAGACAGGTGTGTCAATATATGGGATACAGCCTCAGGGACGAACGGGGTGAAGTGCGACCCATCGAAATAGATCAATATTGCCGCAACCATCTCCTGCTTGCCAGGGATATATGCCTGCTGCCCTATCTTCAATCATTTATCCAAACAGGGGTAAAGGTGTTCAGGATCGAGGCGCAGTATTATGAAGATTCATTGGTAAAAACCCTGGTCGGTCTGTATCATAAGTATTTAAGCATATATGCAGAATATCCCGATATTTCATTACCGATACAAGAGAGTGAATGGGACATGTTGACCGAAAATAGTCCAAGGGAATTTAACCTCGGCGGCTATGGACAGGATATAACCCACTCAAAAAGCACTGCAGCGGTGATGAAGAGTATCAGAGGGTAA
- the proB gene encoding glutamate 5-kinase, which translates to MESKEDIRRQILSRVKKIVVKIGTGVLTNDDGYLDKEQIRNLAGQAVELNKMGYHVVVVSSGAIGSGMGELGIEKRPATLPELQAVAAVGQSKLISMYDDCFKVHGYHAAQILLTREDFEDRQRYLNTCNTIHTLFQLKAIPVVNENDTISVDEIKFGDNDALSALVTNLLNAELLIILSSVDGLYDAFPAGKSKPSVIPLVENVSDEIRQLAFDFKTKRGIGGMQTKLEAASVVTNAGEAVIIANGRATGVLKKIVQGKPLGTLFLPKEEKMTSRKRWIGYTIKPKGKIYVDDGAIHALREKGKSLLASGVVSVEGTFHKGDIISICGKENGTVIARGLVNYSSKEIERIKGCSTSHIVKLLGYKSYDEVIHRNNMVIL; encoded by the coding sequence ATGGAATCTAAGGAAGACATTCGAAGGCAAATTCTGTCGCGGGTAAAAAAGATCGTTGTCAAGATAGGGACCGGCGTTCTGACCAATGATGACGGCTATTTGGATAAAGAGCAGATCAGGAACCTTGCCGGGCAGGCGGTGGAATTAAACAAGATGGGATACCATGTGGTCGTCGTGAGTTCGGGCGCCATTGGTTCCGGGATGGGGGAGCTTGGCATTGAGAAAAGACCTGCGACACTGCCTGAATTGCAGGCGGTTGCTGCAGTGGGGCAAAGCAAATTGATCAGCATGTATGACGATTGCTTTAAGGTGCACGGATACCATGCGGCCCAGATACTGCTGACCCGCGAAGACTTTGAGGACCGGCAGAGATACTTAAATACCTGCAATACGATTCATACGCTCTTTCAGCTCAAGGCCATCCCCGTGGTCAATGAAAATGATACGATTTCCGTGGATGAAATCAAGTTTGGCGATAATGACGCACTCTCAGCCCTGGTAACGAATCTGCTGAATGCGGAGTTGCTTATCATCCTCTCTTCCGTTGACGGGCTATACGATGCGTTTCCTGCCGGGAAAAGCAAGCCATCCGTTATTCCCCTGGTTGAAAACGTCTCGGATGAAATCCGTCAACTGGCCTTTGATTTCAAGACCAAAAGGGGCATAGGCGGCATGCAGACCAAGCTGGAGGCGGCATCCGTGGTGACAAATGCAGGAGAGGCCGTAATTATTGCCAACGGAAGGGCAACGGGGGTATTGAAAAAGATTGTGCAAGGCAAACCGCTCGGAACCCTGTTTCTCCCCAAAGAAGAGAAGATGACGAGCCGTAAACGATGGATCGGTTATACCATAAAACCAAAGGGAAAGATCTATGTGGATGATGGAGCTATTCATGCCTTAAGGGAAAAGGGCAAGAGTTTGCTTGCCTCAGGCGTCGTGTCGGTGGAAGGGACGTTTCACAAAGGGGACATCATCTCCATCTGCGGCAAGGAGAACGGAACCGTTATTGCGCGCGGCCTGGTAAACTATTCTTCCAAAGAGATCGAAAGGATTAAGGGATGCAGCACCTCTCATATCGTTAAGCTTCTGGGGTATAAATCATACGACGAGGTTATTCACCGGAATAATATGGTAATTTTATAA
- a CDS encoding MMPL family transporter, whose amino-acid sequence MKQYVHILLKFRILILVCIVIITAIFGYYAREMRTDNSIEIWLSKNDKDLEYYKTFLKNFGDEEFFIVAFSAPDIFTKDSIQYINAIAEKLKVLEGVTGVISLADVFKDKITSPVFKEKIQTQQGRSVMNVFKQQLLADAGYQNTIVSKNGKTTAIIATIQCAGPESRKQLISKVKKALDEMPVGPMDTKQKKRNYHLAGPSVVNVELDQMSKKDMDKFTPLMFALSIIVLGCLFRNFSGVIIPLLTVGVCIIWITGCFVLFGQTMNMIANMLLPLTFIIALSASIHLISHYYHESKVSIRKEDAICQALRQVGIPILMTTITTAIGFVSLATSSIPPVFITGLFMSGCALLTFIISMTFIPILLSFVPSFTVAYPGNKASARNDSARHPDGERGIGLLLLRLSRLMARHKALILSCVLGMGLFFAWGISKLQIESDLMASFPAKSQIARDTAYIEKRLMGLLPVEIVAETTNGMSILQPNLLNNLVGLQRYLRKIPEVTGSTSIANYIQKTHQIVNHDNPRYYSIPDTQKEATDYLKMASVYGDKYIHCLYTQDYTDARISVRMKQVGSNRYQSVIRSIKEYIRKHLDTTALSWHITGIVPLLINVQDNILRSEIQSFSLAFFLTFLSTAVVLKSFKIGLICIIPNLLPGTITLGLMGFTGMKLDAATIMIASIALGISVDNTIHIFYRFKNELSVDGDYSKAVCRTLQGAGKTALFTSLSAAFGFMVFSFSSFKPVQYFGVLTSVTMINAIVSDLFISPCCLLLFKPRF is encoded by the coding sequence GTGAAGCAATACGTTCATATTCTCCTTAAATTCAGAATACTAATCTTAGTCTGCATTGTCATCATAACGGCAATATTTGGTTACTATGCCAGGGAAATGAGGACCGATAATTCCATCGAGATATGGCTTTCAAAGAATGACAAGGACCTGGAATATTATAAGACCTTTTTAAAGAATTTTGGAGACGAGGAGTTTTTCATCGTAGCATTCAGCGCCCCTGATATTTTCACGAAAGACTCTATCCAGTATATTAACGCCATTGCGGAAAAACTGAAAGTACTGGAAGGCGTTACAGGGGTAATTTCTCTGGCCGATGTATTCAAAGACAAGATCACCTCCCCTGTTTTCAAGGAAAAAATCCAGACTCAACAGGGTCGCTCTGTAATGAACGTCTTCAAACAGCAATTGCTCGCAGATGCAGGGTATCAAAATACGATTGTTTCTAAAAACGGCAAAACTACCGCCATCATTGCCACCATACAATGTGCAGGCCCGGAATCGAGGAAACAATTAATAAGCAAGGTCAAGAAGGCGCTTGATGAAATGCCCGTTGGACCAATGGACACAAAGCAGAAAAAACGAAATTATCATTTAGCCGGCCCGTCCGTGGTAAATGTTGAGCTTGATCAGATGTCAAAAAAAGACATGGACAAATTTACCCCCCTCATGTTTGCATTATCAATTATCGTGTTAGGATGCCTGTTTCGGAATTTTTCCGGTGTCATCATCCCTTTGCTAACGGTTGGAGTTTGCATCATCTGGATTACCGGTTGTTTTGTGTTGTTTGGACAGACGATGAACATGATTGCAAACATGCTTCTCCCGCTGACCTTTATCATTGCCCTTTCAGCCTCGATTCATCTGATCAGTCATTATTACCACGAGAGTAAAGTATCCATCCGGAAAGAAGATGCCATTTGCCAGGCCTTACGGCAAGTCGGTATTCCGATTCTTATGACCACGATCACCACGGCAATTGGGTTTGTTTCACTGGCAACCAGCAGCATTCCTCCCGTTTTCATCACCGGTTTATTTATGAGCGGGTGTGCATTGCTTACGTTTATTATCAGCATGACGTTTATACCCATACTGCTTTCCTTTGTCCCATCTTTCACGGTTGCATATCCGGGAAATAAAGCTTCAGCGAGAAACGATTCTGCAAGGCATCCGGACGGAGAGCGAGGCATCGGACTTCTCCTCCTTCGCCTCAGTCGCCTGATGGCAAGACACAAGGCGCTCATCCTTTCCTGTGTTCTTGGCATGGGATTATTCTTTGCCTGGGGTATCTCAAAACTTCAGATTGAATCGGATCTCATGGCATCCTTCCCCGCAAAGAGCCAGATAGCAAGGGACACCGCCTATATTGAAAAGCGCCTGATGGGTTTGCTGCCGGTGGAAATCGTTGCCGAAACAACCAATGGCATGAGCATACTTCAGCCAAACCTGCTGAATAATCTGGTCGGTCTCCAGCGCTATCTTCGTAAAATACCCGAAGTGACAGGTTCGACTTCCATTGCAAATTATATCCAGAAGACCCATCAAATCGTAAATCACGATAATCCTCGGTATTACTCTATACCAGACACACAAAAAGAGGCCACAGACTATTTAAAAATGGCTTCTGTATATGGCGACAAATATATTCATTGCCTGTATACACAAGACTACACTGATGCACGGATATCCGTACGAATGAAGCAGGTTGGTTCAAATCGCTATCAGTCAGTTATACGGTCGATAAAGGAATACATCCGCAAGCATCTTGATACAACCGCATTGTCATGGCATATTACCGGGATCGTTCCCCTGTTAATCAATGTTCAGGACAACATCCTCCGGAGTGAAATACAGTCCTTTTCCCTGGCCTTTTTTCTAACGTTTCTTTCTACGGCAGTGGTATTAAAATCCTTTAAAATCGGGCTTATTTGCATCATACCGAATTTGTTGCCTGGCACGATAACCCTGGGTCTGATGGGATTCACCGGCATGAAACTCGACGCAGCGACCATCATGATTGCCAGCATTGCGCTGGGAATATCCGTCGACAATACCATCCACATCTTTTACCGGTTTAAAAACGAATTGTCTGTTGACGGAGATTATTCAAAGGCGGTTTGCCGTACCTTGCAGGGAGCCGGGAAAACCGCCTTGTTTACTTCCCTGTCGGCAGCCTTTGGGTTTATGGTCTTTTCCTTTTCAAGCTTTAAACCGGTGCAATATTTTGGTGTGCTCACCAGTGTGACCATGATAAATGCGATCGTATCTGATTTATTTATTTCCCCCTGCTGTCTGTTGTTATTTAAACCAAGGTTTTAA
- a CDS encoding metallophosphoesterase, producing the protein MATQKRTLLSSCFTWGKLIFILLCVSFFCLESYILLVQHFEGNKDVSHLSGNFPQNRGALSQEKQRDEFSFAVVGDTKSSGTFERIAEKLRKEPLSFIVFLGDFVYKGTEGEHNFFKAEYATEFSFPYPAFFVLGNHDVDSKNFPISRFEEVYGPSIFSFEYQECLFVVLRILDNPYPNEESLRFLEKLISEKAASHYQKTFVFMHIPPPISSDFSARSFEGSDEIVSLIEKLKPTYVITGDYHGYARIKRKGTVYLVTGGGGAHLEAKKFGSFHHAIVLRVVKDDVSERILVVDRDEDLEDRIERFALASAYPWLKDNLLVTAFLNSVVLAILVLLCRRIYQN; encoded by the coding sequence ATGGCCACTCAAAAGAGAACGCTTCTCTCATCTTGTTTTACCTGGGGAAAACTCATTTTCATCCTGCTTTGTGTCTCTTTTTTCTGCCTGGAATCCTATATTTTGCTCGTTCAACATTTTGAGGGCAATAAGGATGTAAGCCACTTATCAGGCAATTTTCCGCAGAATAGAGGTGCCTTATCGCAGGAGAAACAAAGGGATGAATTCAGTTTCGCAGTTGTAGGAGATACAAAGAGTTCCGGGACATTTGAAAGGATAGCCGAGAAATTGCGCAAAGAACCCTTGTCCTTCATCGTTTTTCTGGGTGATTTTGTTTATAAGGGTACCGAAGGCGAACACAACTTCTTTAAGGCTGAATATGCAACCGAGTTTTCCTTTCCCTATCCAGCGTTTTTTGTCCTGGGAAACCATGACGTTGACAGCAAGAATTTCCCGATATCAAGATTCGAAGAAGTGTATGGCCCCAGCATCTTCTCATTCGAATATCAGGAATGTCTCTTTGTTGTCCTCCGTATCCTGGACAACCCGTACCCGAATGAAGAAAGCCTCCGGTTTTTAGAGAAGTTAATTTCAGAAAAGGCCGCATCCCATTATCAGAAGACATTTGTCTTTATGCATATCCCGCCTCCCATATCTTCTGACTTCAGCGCCAGGTCGTTTGAAGGCTCTGACGAGATTGTTTCTTTAATCGAAAAACTGAAGCCGACCTACGTCATAACAGGTGATTACCATGGATACGCGAGAATTAAAAGGAAAGGCACCGTGTATTTAGTAACCGGTGGAGGGGGTGCGCACCTTGAAGCAAAAAAATTTGGCAGTTTTCATCACGCCATCGTTTTGAGGGTAGTGAAGGATGATGTTTCTGAAAGGATACTCGTTGTTGACAGGGACGAGGACCTCGAGGACCGGATTGAAAGATTTGCATTAGCCAGCGCATATCCATGGTTAAAGGACAATTTGCTTGTGACAGCTTTTTTAAACAGTGTTGTACTAGCAATTTTAGTACTGTTATGTAGACGTATTTACCAAAATTAG